TTACGCGCATCTGAATCATCTCCCTTCATCAATTATATAGGAGGGTTTTGTTACAACGATGCTGAACCGGTGAGAGAAACACAACACAAACATTTTGTATCAGAGCAAGAATACCAAGGCGAAAAATTCCCGCCATATTGTAACGGTCCATCTTATATAATGACCATGCAAACTACAGAAGACGTTAGTATTGTGGCTGATTATCTACCTTTTTTACATATAGAAGACGTTTTTATAGGTTTATGTATACAGACATTGAATTATACCGTTACACATAACCCAAAGTTCCATAAAAATGATGGATACAGACATGAATGTTACTACAAATCGGATGACGTGTTTACTTACCATCAAATACCGCCGCCTTTCTTTGATATCATACAGAGAAACAAGTGCAACGGGAGGCAAAACTTTACTGAAATATCTCTTGTAGACCTATCACAACAGTACCAGTTGATAAACATAAATTTTCCAGACTTTTCTAAAAGGCCAAAATGTGAAAAATGTTTCAACTTCCAACATGTCGTAACCATAAGTAACAATGTTTGTGACCTTGGAAAATTTCACCTATTTGTACTTATATTTTCTTCACCTTCAAACATTAATAGAAGAATAACTATAAGGAATACATATCTCAAACCCTTCAGACGTCAGAATCCCCATCtgcgttttttgtttgttattgggAACAGCAACGATATTCGAGAAAATACAATGATGAAGGATGAAAATAAACACTTTCgtgatattttaaaattcaattttacaGATGCATACCTGAATTtgactttaaaaactttaaatggcTTTAACTGGATATCTCAAAATTGCAGAAACGCAAGATATGTTCTTAAAATAGATGACGATGTCTGGCTTAATGCACCGGAGTTGTTGAAATCACTACAAACTAATGTTCCCTTTCAGCATGTCGGAGGAGAATGTCATTTCAACGGGCAACCTATACGACACCCAGCAAGTAAATATTATATATCACCCAAAACTTATCCATATTCTAATTTCCCAGCTTTCTGTGCAGGACCTTCTTACATATTGCGACGAGATGTCATCAACGATATTGTGCGGATAGCGCGAGATGTGCCTTTTTTCCAGCTAGAAGATGTTTATATTGGGATGTGTCTGTATCATCTTGGATATAAAGTGACATACCTTCCTACTTTTAACACGTATACAAAATTTCAGTTTGATTGTTGGTTTAAATCGGATAAAGTTCAAACATTTCATTCGGTATCATCAGATTTTATGTCACAAATTTGGAGAACAGATTGTTCAAAATATTCTCACGAATTGTGGAAACAAGGAATTCAGGGTAAAAAAATGGGTACATACAAAAAGATTCGTCAACTTGACACTGGATTCAGAAAAGATGTCAAACACGAAAAGATTAACTCAATAGAAAGTGTcagaaaatatatacaaaatgaactGGTTCCTAAAATAAGAAATGATGACTATCAAAAGAAAAATAGTACATAGCCAAATGAGATACTAGATCTTTTATAACATGAACCCTAACGGCTCAGTGTCGGTAGGTAGCAGATAACCGAACGAGAGGTCAAATTAACATGTTGAAGTAACATCGATGAACGCTTATTTGACAGCTTTGCGTTATACATATCGAAAAGGGTATATCAAACTCAGTGTATGGAAAGGGTATAGAaaactgttttatatataaaaaaaaaaagtattgaacaCTGTATATGGGAAAGGGTATAGAAAACACGCTTAACGATTTGATTTGACCCTAAGCTCTTCAAGTAAAACAATCTATTTCAGAAAATGGCTGTCTGTTTTCAttgattatattatatatatgactTGTATTTTGTTCACAGCTCTTCATGTTGCTGCTTGTGTGCCGAAAACAAAAAGTTGTGATACATTTGTTAAATTCTTATGTGGTTTTAACTTTTTGTAttcccaggaataaattaccttatccgtatttggcacaaccttttggaattttgggtcttcaatgttcttcaactttgtacttgttagtttggctttataactattttgatatgagcgtcactgatgagtcttatgtagatgaaacgcacgtctggcatattaaattataatcctggtacctttgataactattaccaaTTTAcagcgatatttttttttttttttacaaagttaaaTGTTGGATAAACACGTTTCTGAACGGAACAAACCTAACATCCAAAATCCTATAGTTACTAGTATTATCTTTCTCAAGTTCTAATTGATGTACATATGTATTTATCACTTTTATGATTATGAATAAAATAAGCATTGGGTAAATGTCaatgaggcagcaacccaacgtaacaaaataatcaaaatacaaTCAAATGCAATCTGTAACAAAAAACAAGCATATACAATGTGTAAAATCAACATTTTGCAGATTCAAAAACATTCGTGAATAATTAAATgtactagatataggaagatgtggtacaggtatgagtgccaatgagacaactctccatccatataacaatttataaaagtaaagtatcataggtcaaggtacggccttcatcaCGAACAACAAGCCATAAAGGGCCCCataaaatactagtgtaaaaccattcaaacgggaaaaccaacggtcttatctatataaaaaaaaaacgagaaacgagaaacacgtataaattacataaacaaacgacaactactgtacatcatatTGTCTAtttaatggaattgtatgcgactatcatacagATGAGcggtttagctaactataaaaccaggtttaatccaccattttctacataaggaaatgcctgtactaaaTAATTtagcagttgttttccatttgtttgacgtgtttcagcttttgattttagACTTACCATTTAAAATTTTCCTTAtgcttctttttttgtttgttattttactttttaaacagaAACCAGCAGAGATCTGTCATCATACTGAAAGATTTCTTATCATACTGACTTCTCCAAATAACCAAAAATATTAAGATATCTTACACAAGACAACTACTGGCGATTTTCCCGACTTTTGACAGACACGTGATCAAATGATAAATCAAAACACTCATACATTTTCGTTTAATGTGTTGCTACAAGACTTTAGCTCATGGAGATTTATGTCAATGTACATTCTTTATAgcaattttaattgtttattcagTGTTGTTAAAATAAGAACTGTCTGGATAATAAACAAGATCCGTTCGCCCTGATTCCTCCAATGTGCACATAATTTCAATGCGTCGAATGACATCAATCAGAATAGACAAATCAATACGAAATATACCCGTAAATGGAGAATCTAAGTCCGCTACAATGTAACACAGCATGCCAATAGAAAACAATGTCAGAGTACACAGCATGAGCTCCATCTTGTAGGAGAAAGCTTGTATCATTATGACACCATATAGTGAGAACAATCCTAGAGTTACAAGAAAAGTCCATCTGAAAAAATAACAACTCTtattaatagattttataaacaaCATCGGAATTCTAAACATTATAGAGTTATTGATGGCTTTTAAGAGAATATATATGCAGTATATTTAATGTTCACAATGATGCATTCTgctatatagattttttttaaaaataacatcgcAATTCTAACCATATATAGGTTACaagtattataaaaaagaagatgtgatatgaatgccaatgagacaactatccacaaaagaccaaaatgacacagacattaacaactataggtcaccgtacggccttcaacaatgagaaaagcctataccgcatagtcagctataataggcccctataagacaatgtaaaacaattcaaacgagaaaactaacggccttatttatgtaaaaaaaatgaacgaaaaacaaatatgtaacactgaattacaggctcctgacttgggacaggcacatacataaataatgtggcggggttaaattgGTTTGGGAAAATATcccttttaaaaatgtataaatatatatcatcgGATTCGcaataaatttatagaaaataaatgaacagaaacaaaaaatacCTAAGAGAATCGCCATTTGCTGCAAAGgcaaaacattgattttttttccattgtatCTAGCTAATTCAAGCAACATATGTTAGTTATCAaggaattttaaaaagaaaatatagaaatCTTTTTGAGCGCAAAAATAACATCACAAAAAAATTGGGTTATTTTTCCTGCCTaagatttttctattttataataatttaattttggatgtaacacgtcttctgattggctgacgttattttgttatgagcccatagacataatttaatcatgtgaccgtgacgtcatcaacgttttttcaaggttttctacggtttaaaatagaatttagaattaaattataagaaatgactgtaatattttttctgtctattcgaaataacataaaaaatgtggtgcacactgttaaataacccgctatacgcgcgttattcagtgtgcaccacatttttatgttatttcttcatagacagaaaaaatattacagtcattccttaaataattcaGAATCGATCTGTCATTACGTCATATGAGAATTACTTACAATATCCAATTAATTCTGGAGTGTAATATACCGATCTGATCAGAACATACACTATTGAGAATAGAGGTATAATCGATGATGTATCGAACCATAATACTATCGACATAATGTTCGGTTGTTCTATTGGTCTCTCTCAGTAGATCTAACAAATTCCATATATCTActgtaaataataaaacatacaacatttgtataattcAAAAACGAAATTAGatcaattttatatttctaaTGACATTTATGATGAAAAGAGCAAGTTGTTATAATTAGTATTTGCTCTATAAGAGTTAGATTGATTGTTGCTTGCacaaacgtccagtggcaatttTTTCCTGCATAATCAGGACGAGAAACTTTAAACTATTTATGCAACATGTAGGTTTTGTAAGGTGATACAACAGGTATGCaatttggactgccacttgaAAGATAGGAAAAGACTTTGTGCATTTAAAAGGCCACCTGTGGATctcctcaaaaagtttttactGTGGTTCTTTCATGCACAGAGAACATGGCACTCTCTATACAAGAGGCATCGGGCTAAACACTCCTTCTCTGATCGGACGTGACTGCGAATTTATATATCCTGCGCAGTAAAACTGACGAACGGCTCACTCTCGCAACGGTTGAAATGTCCGGTcggagaaaaaaaaagattgccatatttctcatttttttttctttttaattaaagGCAATAACTCTGACCAAAGGTCCATTTCACTGTGTGGGATTGATGAATAAGCAGCCGCGCGTCTAAACTGGTTGAGGACGTTAACTTTTGGCCGTTACATGCGCAGCCACATCTGACACTAGTTAGTTTAtaccacttcggttttatcatgtatatctattatataatcattttataagatttactgtttgcaaaattatgtattattctaaataattaggatgttcttatcccaggcagaaaaccctagccgtattggtcacgacgttttggaacttttggtccatggtgctcttcaactttgtacttgttttggctttcgagcTTTTTTCATCTGAACGTCACTGGTTGGTCTTgagtggacgaaacgcacgtctggcgtattaaattttaaacccgttaccttttgttagctattgttcgtgtgtttctctgtcctgtatgttctcccatttatttttattgtagtcctgtcatgtaatgttgtccttttaatgttatattttacattgcaaTAAAAGCGGGAAGTTTGGCATGCCActaaccaggttcaacccaccattttttcttaaaatgtcctgtaccaagttaggaaaatggccattgttatactatagtttgtttctgtgtgttttacattttaatgttgcgtTTCTGTTGTgacgtagttctcctcttatatttgatgcgtttccctcagttttagtttgtaacccggattcgtttttttctcaatcgatttatgaatttcgaacagcggtatactactgttgcctttatttttgctAAGGACTTTTTATTGTGGTCATTAAGCTCGTCAAAGGTCCATTTAACTGTGCGGGATGGATAAATACGGAGTCGCTTCATGTCGAAGAGGTAAATTTATGGTAGTATCATGCTGCCAAACTCTCTTGACTCACAAAGACTGTGCAGTTTTTCAATATGTCTGTTTGGTTATGTGTGATGTCAAAATACACAGTACTTAGCAACCAATTGGAAATAAATGAATGGAATATTTCAACACAAAATTATACCtggttcttctttttttttatatcgtcccgaacatgcatgaaatatttgccattggacgttCAGCAACTAACAACCAATCAAgcactctttttttatatattattattaaaacagcgaatttatttcatattatttttaactCAACCGATACTTATTACTTCTTAGAAGAAAGTGTCTTTATATAGCGTCTACACTTTGTAAGTTTTGACTTTCAAgcgagttttttttcaaatataatgtgCACTTGAATTGTTGTTATGAATACTATCCCGCCCTGAAAGTTACTTAGTTTATCAATATTGAATTTTCTATTAGTGGAATTAGAAACTTTTTCAGACCGTAGTGGGATAATTTAATACAAGACATTGCTTTTTGTTGGCGAATCTGCAGTAAAATGGCCTATAGTTTGTTTGAGTTGGTTTTTTACAGTTAAATAGATAAAAAGGAATTCAATGTTCTCTAAAATTTGAATTATTCTTGACATCTCTTGTATTTATCTGCATGTGACGGTTCTCTTTTTGTTGACATTAATTCGGTCGGAAATATTCTTAGATCGTGGCAATATTTGCTGTAAATGTATTTTGACTCTTCACTTTGCAGAGGTGGTATGCAAATTATTGGAAGAAGAAGAGAAGAAGACTGGTTCTTGGAGACCTTCCGGTATTAATAACTCTAAAGCCTTTTAACTATACTCTTAAAAGATATGTGCAGGAATTTTTTAATCATTCGAAAGTCAATGCAAAGAAATGCACGAATCTTttgttgtaaaaatattaaaaaaaatcgtaagtGTTAATAAGACTTATGCGAAAGTCTGTTTAACAATTCTATGTCGTATTTTAATAAGAACAGTAGTATGCTGTGAAAATTCAAAGCCAGGCTATTTATACATGTGTTAACTTAAAAATTTGGAAGGGGCGTTGTATATGCTAATTGTAGAAAAtggattgtatatatttttgcatACATATatgagattgattttttttttaattcactggATCACATGCACTCATTCTCAGAATTTGTTTCCCCTATAAACCTTTATATAACACGGCATATAACGGGATTTCGTCACCGCCTGATGATTTTTCTAAATCgcgagttaagtaccttgtgttatataaaggtataaaggGAAAcaaaattctgagacgagtgcctgtgcacTGGACgttaataccgcagtcccactaggccacgatcgcactacgatctgtgaaaaaaatgcaaattttgatgatcgtagtacgatcgtgtagatcgcagtgaggtcgtatcacggtcgtggtgaggtcttcaagatcgtgatgagtgTGGCCGACttttaacatgttcaaaacaatcgtggtgctgTCGTGGCGAAATcgggtcgtagtagaagcgtagtgagagctcaataaggtcgtagtaagatcgcaaaggtcgctgtgccatcgtagcgagagcgtagcgaaagcgtgattctattcggagagactgcgct
Above is a window of Mytilus galloprovincialis chromosome 7, xbMytGall1.hap1.1, whole genome shotgun sequence DNA encoding:
- the LOC143082824 gene encoding uncharacterized protein LOC143082824, with protein sequence MAITEKHLLWLILGFLVIQWLCVILPTMFLTRMPNEIVENQNLVVLIDKENINKEREVDDKDTIIAIVDEYLQNNEKRNARKTEVLNTLGITDCIGCKKFDFKTLLNTGRCLYMPDNKLQILIMIMSTPTNVIQRKTIRNTYLTDLRKKPLKHVFVLGKTEDPRMEEYIKQESDFYNDIVKFDFFDSYENLTIKSVMAFKWAVWNCEHARFVLKVDDDVWINTGALLRASESSPFINYIGGFCYNDAEPVRETQHKHFVSEQEYQGEKFPPYCNGPSYIMTMQTTEDVSIVADYLPFLHIEDVFIGLCIQTLNYTVTHNPKFHKNDGYRHECYYKSDDVFTYHQIPPPFFDIIQRNKCNGRQNFTEISLVDLSQQYQLININFPDFSKRPKCEKCFNFQHVVTISNNVCDLGKFHLFVLIFSSPSNINRRITIRNTYLKPFRRQNPHLRFLFVIGNSNDIRENTMMKDENKHFRDILKFNFTDAYLNLTLKTLNGFNWISQNCRNARYVLKIDDDVWLNAPELLKSLQTNVPFQHVGGECHFNGQPIRHPASKYYISPKTYPYSNFPAFCAGPSYILRRDVINDIVRIARDVPFFQLEDVYIGMCLYHLGYKVTYLPTFNTYTKFQFDCWFKSDKVQTFHSVSSDFMSQIWRTDCSKYSHELWKQGIQGKKMGTYKKIRQLDTGFRKDVKHEKINSIESVRKYIQNELVPKIRNDDYQKKNST